A window of Vescimonas fastidiosa contains these coding sequences:
- the gcvH gene encoding glycine cleavage system protein GcvH, protein MLYPVELQYSKSHEWVKVEDGVTVVGISDFAQNALGDVVFVNLPGEGDSVTAGDAFGDVESVKAVSDLVSPVSGTVCAVNEDLLDAPEKLNSDPYGAWIIKVENVDGSEELLDAAAYEAFCTEEG, encoded by the coding sequence ATGTTGTATCCTGTCGAGCTGCAATATTCCAAGTCCCATGAGTGGGTGAAGGTAGAGGATGGCGTCACTGTCGTGGGCATTTCCGATTTTGCCCAGAACGCCCTGGGCGATGTGGTGTTCGTAAACCTGCCCGGTGAGGGCGACAGCGTCACCGCCGGCGATGCCTTCGGCGATGTGGAGTCCGTGAAGGCCGTGTCCGACCTGGTTTCCCCTGTCAGCGGTACCGTGTGCGCCGTGAATGAGGACCTGCTGGACGCCCCGGAGAAGCTGAACAGCGACCCCTACGGCGCCTGGATCATCAAGGTGGAGAATGTGGACGGCAGCGAGGAGCTGCTGGACGCCGCCGCCTATGAGGCCTTCTGCACCGAGGAGGGCTAA
- the gcvPA gene encoding aminomethyl-transferring glycine dehydrogenase subunit GcvPA — translation MGSYVPSTGTQREEMRKAVGVSSMRELFRDVPEQMLLTEPLHIPAGMSELEVSRTMTAMAAENRVYGTVLRGAGAYDHYIPSIVKYIPAKEEFLTAYTPYQAEMSQGLLQSIFEYQTMICQLTGMDVSNASVYDGATAAAEAAAMCRDRKRRVTLISGAAHPDTINTVRTYCYGTGDEVRIVPVKDGKTDMDALGEMLTAEVSGFYVQQPNFFGQLEDAEALGALTHQAGALYIMGCNPIALAIMKTPRACGADIAVGEGQPLGLPLGCGGPYLGYMASTEKLMRKLPGRIVGETTDSEGRRAYVLSLQAREQHIRREKASSNICSNEALCALTAGLYMATMGPDGMAQAAEQSMAKAHYLARALCAIEGVSLAYTGEYFHEFVTHMPRREAVLSALAEGDILGGLPVGEDGVLWCATEKVSRAQLDKAVSIVKEVLAK, via the coding sequence ATGGGCAGCTATGTTCCCTCTACCGGGACGCAGCGGGAGGAAATGCGTAAGGCTGTAGGCGTAAGCAGTATGCGCGAGCTGTTCCGGGATGTGCCGGAGCAGATGCTCCTCACCGAGCCGCTGCATATCCCCGCCGGGATGAGTGAGCTGGAGGTCAGCCGCACCATGACCGCTATGGCCGCGGAGAACCGCGTGTACGGTACGGTGCTTCGGGGCGCCGGGGCCTACGACCACTATATCCCCTCCATCGTAAAGTATATCCCTGCCAAGGAGGAGTTCCTCACCGCTTACACCCCCTATCAGGCGGAAATGAGCCAGGGACTTCTGCAGTCCATTTTCGAGTACCAGACCATGATCTGCCAGCTGACGGGCATGGATGTGTCCAACGCCTCCGTGTATGACGGCGCCACCGCCGCCGCCGAGGCCGCCGCCATGTGCCGGGACCGCAAGCGCCGGGTGACGCTTATCTCCGGCGCGGCGCACCCCGACACCATCAACACCGTCCGCACCTATTGCTACGGCACCGGCGACGAGGTGCGTATCGTACCCGTGAAGGACGGCAAGACCGACATGGACGCCCTGGGCGAGATGCTCACGGCGGAGGTGTCCGGCTTCTATGTGCAGCAGCCCAACTTCTTCGGCCAGTTAGAGGACGCAGAGGCCCTGGGCGCTTTGACCCACCAGGCGGGAGCCCTGTATATCATGGGCTGCAACCCCATCGCTCTGGCCATTATGAAAACACCCCGGGCCTGCGGCGCGGACATCGCCGTGGGGGAGGGGCAGCCTCTGGGCCTGCCCCTGGGCTGCGGCGGCCCCTACCTGGGCTACATGGCCTCCACGGAGAAGCTCATGCGCAAGCTGCCCGGCCGTATCGTGGGCGAGACCACGGATTCCGAAGGCCGCCGGGCCTATGTGCTGAGCCTGCAAGCCCGGGAGCAGCACATCCGCCGGGAAAAGGCCAGCAGCAACATCTGCTCCAACGAGGCTCTGTGCGCCCTGACCGCAGGGCTGTACATGGCCACCATGGGCCCGGACGGTATGGCCCAGGCGGCGGAGCAGTCCATGGCCAAGGCACACTATCTGGCCCGGGCCCTGTGCGCCATCGAGGGCGTGTCCCTGGCCTATACCGGAGAATATTTCCACGAGTTCGTCACCCATATGCCCCGGCGGGAGGCCGTTCTCTCCGCTCTGGCGGAGGGCGACA